From the genome of Chloroflexota bacterium, one region includes:
- a CDS encoding polysaccharide deacetylase family protein has translation MMLRARWLILIAGMVLMAACGGPATPAVTPTPPGPTPTITPAVLLPAGAPLSAQATPGATRPATPARTGTLLPTPLPAIQPGAAASVSVPILMYHQIRDLTASASADDRIWTVAPASLAAQLGYLADKGYTTISLDQLLDGMSGQSPLPPKPVVITFDDGWKTQYTNALPLLKKYNQTATFYVVTTYMGYGAYFDWMMTGEVLKAGMTIGSHTIDHKSLTSVSASELDKELRESKSALEGKLGITVTHLAYPNGAFNDSVVAAVKRAGYRSATTINPAPVKSPVAPLALPRIRVEYKDTLADFAKKLP, from the coding sequence ATGATGCTTCGAGCCCGCTGGCTCATACTGATTGCCGGGATGGTGTTGATGGCCGCATGCGGCGGACCTGCGACGCCCGCGGTCACGCCGACACCGCCCGGCCCGACCCCAACGATTACGCCCGCCGTGCTATTGCCGGCGGGCGCACCGCTTTCCGCGCAAGCCACGCCGGGCGCGACACGGCCGGCTACCCCAGCGCGCACCGGCACGCTGTTGCCGACGCCGCTTCCCGCTATCCAACCGGGCGCGGCGGCGTCGGTCTCCGTGCCGATCCTGATGTACCACCAGATCCGCGACCTGACGGCCAGCGCCTCGGCCGATGACCGGATATGGACGGTCGCGCCGGCATCGCTGGCGGCACAACTGGGCTACCTCGCCGACAAGGGCTACACCACGATCAGCCTCGACCAGTTACTCGACGGCATGAGCGGGCAGTCGCCGCTGCCGCCGAAGCCGGTCGTGATCACGTTCGACGACGGCTGGAAGACACAGTACACCAACGCGCTGCCGCTGCTCAAAAAGTACAACCAGACGGCGACGTTCTATGTGGTCACGACCTACATGGGATACGGCGCATACTTCGACTGGATGATGACCGGCGAGGTGCTTAAAGCAGGCATGACGATCGGCAGCCACACGATCGACCACAAGTCGTTGACGAGCGTTTCGGCATCCGAATTGGACAAAGAACTGCGCGAGTCCAAGTCGGCGCTGGAAGGCAAGCTCGGCATTACCGTCACGCACCTGGCGTACCCAAACGGCGCGTTCAACGACAGTGTGGTCGCCGCGGTGAAACGCGCCGGCTACCGCAGCGCGACGACGATCAACCCCGCGCCGGTCAAAAGCCCTGTCGCGCCGCTGGCGTTGCCGCGCATCCGGGTCGAGTACAAGGACACACTGGCCGACTTCGCCAAGAAGCTGCCGTAG